The genomic interval GTCGGTGATGTTCTTGACGATGCCCTCGACGACCAGACCCTCCTTCAGGATCTCGAGCGTCTTCTGGCGCAGCGACTGTCGCTCGGTCTCGAGCAGCGCGCGGCGCGAGAGCACGATGTTTCCGCGCCGCTTGTTGAACTTGATGATCTTGAACTTCTGGTTCTCGCCGATCATGCGGTCCAGGTTGCGCACCGGGCGCAGATCGACCTGGCTGCCGGGCAGGAACGCCTTCACGCCCTTCAGGCTGACCGACAGGCCGCCCTTCACGCGCCCGTTGATCACGCCCTCGACGACTTCCTGATCGTCGTAGGCTTTCTGCAGGTGATCCCAGACGCGCAGGCGATCGGCCTTCTCCTTGGAGAGCACGATCACGCCGTCGTCGTTCTCGGACTGCTCGACGAGGACTTCGACCTTCTGTCCGACCTCGATCCGTGCAACGCCGTCGTCGTCGGCGAACTCCCAGGTGGCGATCATCCCCTCCGATTTGCATCCGACGTCCACGAGGACGAACTCCGGATCCACGGAAAGAACGGTGCCAGTGACGACCTGGCCCTCCTTCGCGAGCGTCTGGCTGCTTTCGAAGAGGTCCGCGAACGACTCGTCCGCGGGAGCGGTGGGGGTTTGTACTTGGTCTGACATTAGCTGCGTCGAACTCCTATTCGTTCCGTTCCAATCGCTCGCTGATCACCTGGCCGTCTCGCAGCGCTTCCTCGAGTCCCTCTCGATCTCCGCGACTCAATGCGTCCAGCAACCTTCCCAGGTTCTTCGAAAATCGCGCTGCCTCTTCGGCGACGCGGCGGCGATTCATGAGCAAAATCTCGCACCAGAGCTTGGGGTTGGCTCGCGCGATGCGGATGAAATCACGCAGGCCCGGTCCTGCCAACCCCAGTCGATGATCCCGCGGCAGCCCGGCTGCGTAAGCAAATGCGATCAGATGCGGCGCATGCGAGAGAGTGGCCGCGATCGTGTCGTGCTCCTCGGGCGACATCCGAACTGTCGTGGAGCCGAGACACTGCCAGAATTCCTCAATCCGGTCCACTACTTCAGGGGTCTCCCCGCCGGAGAGCGCCAGAATGCAGGGCGCGCCCGCGAAAAGCGAGGCGTCGGCGGCCGCAAAGCCGGTGCGATCGCCGCCCGCCATCGGATGCGCGCCGACGCAGTTCTCGGGCCAGGGAAGGTGCCTTCGCGCCAGCTCCGCCACCGGCCCCTTCACGCTCGCGAGGTCCGTGAGCAGCGTCGTGGGCCGCAGGTGCCGCGCCGCCGCGCGGAGCGTTTCGCCCATGACTTCGAGCGGGACGGCCAGAACCAGCAGATCGGCCCAGGCGGCCGCCTCGGGGAGCGTCACCAGAGGTATGGCGCCCGCGTCGGCCAGCGCCGGATCGACGCCGCGAACCTGCCCCGCCGCCCCTAGCTCGAGCGCCGCGAGCGCAGCGGAGCCGCCCATCAGGCCAAGGCCCACCACGGCCACGCGCTCGAACACGGGCCGGGTCAATTGCGGAGCTCCCGCGCCAGGGTCGCGAGGAAGCGCTCGTTCTCGCGCTCGGTTCCGACCGAGACGCGAAGATGGGTGGTGAGGCCGAAGCCGCCGAGCGGCCGGGTGATCACCCCGCTGCGCAGCAGGCGGTCGTTCAGGGCGTCCGCTCCGGGTCCGACCTCGACGCAGATGAAGTTCGCGTCGCTCGCGGCGAAGCGGAGCCCGAGCGCGCGCAGGCCGGCCTCGAGCTGGGCGAGCCCCGCGTGCGTGACGGCTCGGATCCGATCGAGGTGCTCGCCGTCGGCCAGCGCCGCGCAGGCGGCGACCTGCGCCAGGCTGCTCACGATGAACGGGTGACGCGCGCGCTCCAGGTACGCGATCAGCTCGGGATGCCCCACCGCGTAGCCGACGCGCAGGCCCGCCAGCGCGTAGGCCTTCGAGAAGGTGCGCAGCACCACCAGCGTCGGCCGCTCGCGAAGCGCGGCAATGGCGTCGGGAAAGTCGGAGCGGCGCACGAACTCGACGTACGCCTCGTCGGCGACGAGCACGACCCGCTCCGGCAGCTCCTTCACCAGGCGCGCGAAATCAGCCGCGCCGAGCGACGTGCCAGTCGGGTTGTTGGGATTGGCGAGGAAGACCAGCCGGGTGCGCGGGCCGACGGCCGCGAGCGTGGCGCCGACGTCCGCGCGCAGCTCCGCGTCGAGCGGCACGCGGACGGCGCTCGCGCCCGCGCCCTGCGTCGCGATCGGGTACATCGCGAAGCTCGGCCACGGGAAGACGCACTGGTCGCCCGGCCCCAGGAAGCACTTCGCGAGCAGCTCCAGGATTCCGTCGGAGCCGGCCGCGAGGCA from Deltaproteobacteria bacterium carries:
- a CDS encoding prephenate dehydrogenase, with protein sequence MTRPVFERVAVVGLGLMGGSAALAALELGAAGQVRGVDPALADAGAIPLVTLPEAAAWADLLVLAVPLEVMGETLRAAARHLRPTTLLTDLASVKGPVAELARRHLPWPENCVGAHPMAGGDRTGFAAADASLFAGAPCILALSGGETPEVVDRIEEFWQCLGSTTVRMSPEEHDTIAATLSHAPHLIAFAYAAGLPRDHRLGLAGPGLRDFIRIARANPKLWCEILLMNRRRVAEEAARFSKNLGRLLDALSRGDREGLEEALRDGQVISERLERNE
- a CDS encoding histidinol-phosphate transaminase, which codes for MKIRDLVNPHVRDLAPYVPGKPVEELERELGIEGSIKLASNESPLGPSRRVIEAIFAAAEELNRYPDDSCFRLRAALATKLGVGGDSLCLAAGSDGILELLAKCFLGPGDQCVFPWPSFAMYPIATQGAGASAVRVPLDAELRADVGATLAAVGPRTRLVFLANPNNPTGTSLGAADFARLVKELPERVVLVADEAYVEFVRRSDFPDAIAALRERPTLVVLRTFSKAYALAGLRVGYAVGHPELIAYLERARHPFIVSSLAQVAACAALADGEHLDRIRAVTHAGLAQLEAGLRALGLRFAASDANFICVEVGPGADALNDRLLRSGVITRPLGGFGLTTHLRVSVGTERENERFLATLARELRN